In one window of Scyliorhinus canicula chromosome 17, sScyCan1.1, whole genome shotgun sequence DNA:
- the LOC119951466 gene encoding tricarboxylate transport protein, mitochondrial-like: MLAAENRLGPGRHVRQWAHLHRQPAAAGRRPEPEWSPHHRLRWPAAAGGDVKKTSHPVKAILAGGLAGGIEMCITYPTGYVKTQLQLDEHAKIPRYKGVIGCVQLTVRDYGVKGLYRGLSSLIHGSIPKSAIGLGMFEFLNNRMVDEKGMLTIQRCFLCGLGAGKAEAVLLVCPMETIKVKFIHDQSSLNPKYHGFFHGVREIVRERGLRGTYQGLTATVLKQGSNQAIRFLVMTSLSNWYKGNDPNKRINPFITAAFGATADAASVFGNTPLDVVKTRMQGLQSSKYENTLDCAYQTLKNEGLFAFYKGTVPRLARVCLDVAIVFVIYKEVVKLLNRF; this comes from the coding sequence ATGCTGGCAGCAGAAAACCGGCTTGGGCCCGGCCGCCATGTCCGGCAGTGGGCGCACCTCCACCGTCAGCCCGCGGCGGCCGGGCGGCGGCCAGAGCCGGAGTGGAGTCCCCATCACAGGCTGcgctggccggcggcagcgggagGCGACGTGAAGAAAACCAGCCACCCGGTTAAGGCCATCCTGGCAGGGGGACTGGCCGGAGGAATCGAAATGTGCATCACCTACCCCACCGGGTATGTGAAAACCCAGCTGCAGCTGGATGAGCATGCTAAAATCCCCCGGTACAAGGGCGTCATTGGCTGTGTCCAGCTGACTGTTCGGGATTACGGCGTTAAAGGTTTGTACCGAGGTCTCAGCTCCTTGATCCACGGTTCCATCCCAAAATCAGCCATCGGGTTAGGAATGTTTGAATTTCTGAATAATAGGATGGTCGATGAGAAGGGGATGCTGACTATACAGCGGTGCTTCCTGTGTGGCCTGGGGGCTGGGAAGGCGGAAGCTGTGTTACTTGTGTGTCCCATGGAGACGATAAAGGTGAAGTTTATTCATGACCAGAGCTCGCTTAACCCCAAATACCATGGGTTTTTCCATGGTGTCCGGGAGATTGTTCGAGAACGAGGTCTTCGAGGAACATACCAGGGGTTGACAGCTACTGTCCTCAAACAGGGCTCGAACCAAGCAATCCGCTTCTTGGTGATGACATCACTGAGCAATTGGTATAAAGGTAATGATCCGAATAAACGGATTAATCCATTTatcacggccgcatttggagccaCTGCTGATGCAGCCAGTGTCTTCGGGAATACCCCTCTGGATGTGGTGAAGACGAGGATGCAGGGTCTTCAATCCTCCAAGTACGAGAACACATTGGATTGTGCATATCAGACCCTTAAAAATGAGGGATTATTTGCGTTTTACAAAGGAACAGTTCCACGTTTGGCCAGGGTGTGTCTTGATGTGGCCATTGTTTTCGTCATTTATAAGGAGGTTGTCAAACTTCTCAACAGGTTCTGA